DNA sequence from the Nocardia fluminea genome:
AAGCCCGATTCCCTGCTCGACTGTTCGTTCACCGGTGGGGACGGCGCGCTCGGCGCCCGGGTGAGCGCGCTGGCGCGAGAACCCGCCGCCCTCGACGAGCAATCCTTCGGCTGGCACGTCGTCGCGACCCTGACCGACGCGCTGCGTACCGACTACGCCGGGTTCGACGCGGCGCGCGACGGCTACCCCACCACGGTCGAATTCGGCTGGATCCGGCGATTGCACGGACCTACCAAGTCGTGACCATCGCGCGCTAGCCTCGTGGACAGGGCATAGCCCCGGGTCCCGGTGGGTACCCCATGAACACATCTGCAACCGCCTGGAAGTGAGGCAAGTAGCGATGACATGGGAATCAACGACAGCAACGGCCGACCGTTCGACCGCCCGGCGATCGCATTCGCAGGGTGACAGCTACGACAACATCGAACCGTGGTT
Encoded proteins:
- a CDS encoding anti-sigma factor, producing the protein MRARDRDTAPRSRTVGFQVPAELDQLSMVHALAETVLLVGGFALDEVTDLLLALDEVATALMLVAKPDSLLDCSFTGGDGALGARVSALAREPAALDEQSFGWHVVATLTDALRTDYAGFDAARDGYPTTVEFGWIRRLHGPTKS